The proteins below come from a single Sphingomonas carotinifaciens genomic window:
- the rpoH gene encoding RNA polymerase sigma factor RpoH, which translates to MAKSSNVPATIPALGGEQSLNRYLAEIKKFPILAPEQEYMLAKRFQEHGDPDAAAQLVTSHLRLVAKIAMGYRGYGLPTSELISEGNIGLMQGVKKFEPDRGFRLATYAMWWIRASIQEYILRSWSLVKMGTTAAQKKLFFNLRRMKSKLDAFEDGDLKPEDVAKIATDLGVSEGDVVSMNRRMAMGGDTSLNVPMREDGEGQWQDWLADDTPLQDTVVAEAQEADVRHGMLVSAMDDLNDREKHILTERRLTDDPKTLEELSQVYGVSRERVRQIEVRAFEKLQKAMMRIAGEKRLLAAA; encoded by the coding sequence ATGGCAAAAAGCAGCAACGTCCCGGCGACGATTCCTGCGCTCGGCGGGGAGCAGTCGCTCAACCGCTATCTCGCCGAGATCAAGAAATTCCCGATCCTGGCGCCCGAGCAGGAATATATGCTCGCCAAGCGGTTCCAGGAACATGGCGACCCCGACGCGGCTGCGCAGCTGGTGACCAGCCACCTGCGTCTCGTCGCCAAGATCGCGATGGGCTATCGCGGCTATGGCCTGCCCACGTCCGAGCTGATCTCGGAGGGCAATATCGGCCTGATGCAGGGCGTGAAGAAGTTCGAGCCCGACCGCGGCTTCCGCCTCGCCACCTATGCGATGTGGTGGATCCGCGCCTCGATCCAGGAATATATCCTGCGTTCATGGAGCCTGGTGAAGATGGGCACCACCGCGGCACAGAAGAAGCTGTTCTTCAACCTGCGCCGCATGAAGTCGAAGCTCGACGCGTTCGAGGATGGCGACCTGAAGCCCGAGGACGTGGCCAAGATCGCCACCGATCTCGGCGTCAGCGAGGGCGACGTGGTGTCGATGAACCGTCGCATGGCGATGGGCGGCGACACCAGCCTCAACGTGCCGATGCGCGAGGATGGCGAGGGTCAGTGGCAGGACTGGCTGGCCGACGACACGCCGCTGCAGGACACCGTCGTTGCCGAAGCGCAGGAGGCTGATGTCCGCCACGGCATGCTCGTGTCGGCGATGGACGACCTGAACGACCGTGAGAAGCACATCCTGACCGAGCGCCGCTTGACCGACGACCCAAAGACGCTGGAGGAACTCAGCCAGGTCTACGGGGTCAGCCGCGAACGCGTCCGCCAGATCGAGGTGCGCGCCTTCGAGAAGCTGCAAAAGGCGATGATGCGGATCGCGGGCGAAAAGCGGCTCCTCGCCGCCGCCTGA
- a CDS encoding YbaB/EbfC family nucleoid-associated protein, with protein MKNLDDILAMAQNVQNELQKAQANLDTIEVEGASGGGLVKVKASAKGRIIGISIDDSLMQVSEKQMLEDLLAAAINDARGKADTASNAEMSKMTSGLPLPPGFKLPI; from the coding sequence GTGAAGAATCTCGACGACATCCTGGCGATGGCCCAGAACGTCCAGAACGAACTGCAAAAGGCGCAGGCCAATCTCGACACGATCGAGGTTGAGGGCGCGTCGGGCGGCGGGCTGGTCAAGGTGAAGGCGTCCGCCAAGGGCCGGATCATCGGCATCTCCATCGACGATTCGCTGATGCAGGTGTCCGAGAAGCAGATGCTGGAGGACCTGCTGGCCGCCGCGATCAACGATGCGCGCGGCAAGGCGGATACCGCGTCCAACGCCGAGATGAGCAAGATGACCAGCGGCCTGCCGCTGCCGCCGGGCTTCAAGCTGCCGATCTGA
- a CDS encoding M67 family metallopeptidase, which produces MTVTISSDALKRIRMAAAASPDAEVCGLLLGEGAHIREARACNNVSATPATRFEIDPAALLAAYRGARGGGPAVLGHYHSHPSGHAEPSPRDAEDALPDGRLWLLVAGETVTAWRAVAAGERHGRFTRVTLACEDPAAPSDRQSCWKDYS; this is translated from the coding sequence ATGACCGTAACGATTTCAAGCGACGCGCTGAAAAGAATCCGGATGGCCGCGGCGGCATCCCCCGATGCGGAAGTGTGCGGCCTGTTGCTGGGCGAGGGTGCGCATATCCGGGAGGCACGCGCGTGCAACAATGTGAGCGCGACGCCGGCGACCCGGTTCGAGATCGATCCGGCCGCGCTGCTCGCCGCCTATCGCGGCGCGCGCGGCGGGGGGCCGGCGGTGCTCGGCCATTATCACTCGCACCCGAGCGGGCACGCCGAGCCGTCGCCGCGCGATGCCGAGGATGCGCTGCCCGACGGGCGGCTGTGGCTGCTGGTGGCGGGCGAGACCGTCACCGCCTGGCGCGCGGTGGCGGCAGGTGAGCGGCATGGGCGGTTCACACGCGTCACACTCGCTTGCGAAGACCCCGCGGCTCCGTCAGATAGGCAATCCTGTTGGAAGGATTATTCATGA
- a CDS encoding RluA family pseudouridine synthase, producing the protein MDRGVSILEATIAPAADGWRLDRALADAVPTLSRERLKVLIASGAVSRDGVLARDPAKRASSGDLFHVTIPNPTLPHNEAQNIPLVVAYEDEHLIVIDKPAGLVVHPAAGNLDGTLVNALLHHCGGSLSGIGGVARPGIVHRIDKDTSGLMVAAKTDRAHEGLAKQFAAHSIDRRYRAITGGVPRPAEGSVDAPLARSPQNRKKMAIVPGGKRAVTHYRMMERLRDAALVECRLETGRTHQVRVHMASIGHALLGDPVYGRTKGTQKGLLETLGLRRQALHAAHLGFIHPVKSVALAFESPMPADMQELFSQLHV; encoded by the coding sequence ATGGACCGGGGGGTTTCCATCCTTGAAGCGACGATCGCGCCTGCGGCTGACGGCTGGCGGCTGGATCGTGCGCTGGCGGACGCGGTGCCGACCTTGTCGAGAGAGCGCCTGAAGGTGCTGATCGCGAGCGGGGCGGTATCGCGTGACGGCGTGCTCGCCCGCGATCCCGCCAAGCGCGCCAGCAGCGGCGACCTGTTCCACGTCACGATCCCCAATCCCACCCTGCCGCATAACGAGGCGCAGAATATTCCTCTCGTCGTCGCCTATGAGGACGAGCATCTGATCGTCATCGACAAGCCGGCCGGGCTGGTCGTCCATCCCGCGGCCGGCAATCTCGACGGGACCTTGGTCAACGCGCTGCTTCATCATTGCGGTGGATCGCTGTCTGGCATCGGCGGCGTCGCGCGGCCCGGCATCGTCCACCGCATCGACAAGGACACCTCCGGCCTGATGGTCGCGGCCAAGACCGACCGCGCGCATGAGGGGCTGGCCAAGCAGTTCGCCGCCCATTCGATCGACCGCCGCTACCGCGCGATCACCGGCGGCGTGCCGCGACCGGCCGAGGGTTCGGTCGACGCGCCGCTGGCGCGCAGTCCGCAGAACCGCAAGAAGATGGCGATCGTCCCCGGCGGCAAGCGCGCGGTGACGCATTACCGGATGATGGAGAGGCTGCGCGACGCCGCCCTGGTCGAATGCCGGCTGGAGACGGGGCGCACGCATCAGGTGCGCGTGCACATGGCCTCGATCGGCCACGCCTTGCTGGGCGACCCGGTTTATGGTAGAACAAAAGGTACACAGAAAGGGCTGCTCGAAACGCTCGGTCTCCGCCGACAGGCCTTGCATGCGGCGCATCTGGGGTTCATCCACCCCGTGAAATCTGTCGCTTTGGCGTTCGAAAGCCCGATGCCTGCCGATATGCAGGAACTGTTCAGTCAGCTTCACGTATAG
- a CDS encoding chemotaxis protein CheW, which translates to MQLFLIAYVAGKGIAIDADQVDSVVDIGDVVAVPRVEAAVRGLAALRSRVVTVIDTGIALGLEPTPATARRAVITQQDGHFYAILVDALDDIALFERQPLSTGLALRQGWARAGSGLVVRDGEPLLILDLARLIPASMAPAAQAA; encoded by the coding sequence ATGCAGCTTTTCCTGATCGCCTATGTCGCCGGCAAGGGCATCGCCATCGATGCCGACCAGGTCGATTCGGTTGTCGATATCGGCGATGTCGTCGCGGTGCCGCGGGTGGAGGCGGCGGTGCGCGGCCTTGCCGCCCTGCGCAGCCGTGTGGTCACCGTGATCGATACCGGCATCGCCCTGGGGCTGGAGCCGACGCCGGCCACCGCGCGCCGCGCCGTCATCACGCAGCAGGACGGGCATTTCTACGCCATCCTGGTCGATGCGCTGGACGATATCGCCTTGTTCGAGCGCCAGCCGCTGTCCACTGGCCTGGCGCTGCGCCAGGGCTGGGCGCGCGCGGGATCGGGCCTGGTGGTGCGTGACGGCGAGCCGTTGCTGATCCTCGATCTGGCGCGGCTGATCCCGGCGAGCATGGCGCCCGCGGCGCAGGCGGCCTGA
- the mtgA gene encoding monofunctional biosynthetic peptidoglycan transglycosylase: MFRALRWLLKAALVFVAVTVLWVGLYRFVPPPFTFTMLGDVVGGRGVTKDWMSLSQMDPDMARAAIAGEDARFCEHHGFDFNAIASAAYRNAKGGRIRGGSTISQQTAKNAFLFQGGGYVRKAAEAYFTVLIEALWGKRRIMEVYLNIAETGIGTYGANAGAMRYFHHDASRLSPTEAARIAAVLPLPKKREAVSPDGFVRRHGNRIARYVGAVRRQGLDACVR; this comes from the coding sequence ATGTTCCGTGCGCTCCGTTGGCTGCTCAAGGCCGCCCTTGTCTTCGTCGCCGTCACCGTCCTCTGGGTCGGGCTGTACCGGTTCGTGCCCCCGCCCTTCACCTTCACCATGCTGGGCGATGTCGTCGGCGGGCGCGGCGTCACCAAGGACTGGATGTCGCTGTCGCAGATGGACCCCGACATGGCCCGCGCCGCCATCGCCGGCGAGGACGCCCGCTTCTGCGAGCATCACGGCTTCGACTTCAACGCGATCGCCAGCGCCGCCTATCGCAATGCGAAAGGAGGCCGCATCCGCGGCGGATCGACGATCAGCCAGCAGACCGCCAAGAACGCCTTCCTGTTCCAGGGCGGCGGCTATGTCCGCAAGGCGGCGGAGGCGTATTTCACCGTTCTGATCGAGGCGCTGTGGGGCAAGCGGCGCATCATGGAAGTCTATCTCAACATCGCGGAAACCGGGATCGGCACCTATGGCGCCAATGCCGGGGCGATGCGCTATTTCCACCACGACGCGTCGCGCCTGTCGCCGACCGAGGCGGCGCGCATCGCCGCCGTCCTGCCCCTGCCCAAGAAGCGCGAAGCGGTCTCCCCCGACGGTTTCGTCCGCCGCCACGGCAACCGCATCGCCCGCTATGTCGGCGCCGTCCGCCGGCAAGGGCTGGACGCCTGCGTGCGATAG
- a CDS encoding response regulator produces the protein MKTCLVVDDSKVIRKVARHILETLDFTVREAADGREALDACMAAAPDVVLLDWNMPVMSGMDFLRALREADVRPRPRVVFCTTENGMAHIRAAIEAGADEYIMKPFDRDTLESKLQIVGMA, from the coding sequence ATGAAGACCTGTCTCGTCGTCGATGACTCCAAGGTGATCCGCAAGGTCGCCCGCCACATCCTGGAGACGCTGGATTTCACCGTGCGCGAGGCGGCGGACGGGCGCGAGGCGCTGGACGCCTGCATGGCCGCGGCGCCCGATGTCGTGCTGCTCGACTGGAACATGCCGGTGATGAGCGGGATGGATTTCCTGCGTGCGTTGCGCGAGGCCGATGTCCGGCCGCGTCCGCGCGTCGTGTTCTGCACGACCGAGAACGGCATGGCCCATATCCGTGCCGCGATCGAGGCGGGTGCCGACGAATATATCATGAAGCCGTTCGACCGCGATACGCTGGAAAGCAAGCTGCAGATCGTCGGCATGGCCTGA
- a CDS encoding histidine phosphotransferase family protein: MTVSPVDFASLLCSRLCHDLLSPVGALNNGLELLADETDPAMRARCMDLLAESARASANKLKFFRLAFGAAGGFGDMVDMREARAAIEGLLADNRRTTLGWVVEEPQLPKPAVKILLNLALIGVEALVRGGRIDVGAEVHDTAIEIVVKIEGARIVLDPDLRRTLMQGEGSGEVTSRGAAAFLVHTLATEASGQVLVSEPAEGVMILGAAMRAV; the protein is encoded by the coding sequence ATGACCGTCAGTCCGGTGGATTTCGCGAGCCTGCTGTGTTCGCGGCTGTGCCACGATCTCCTGTCCCCGGTGGGTGCGCTTAACAACGGTCTGGAATTGCTGGCGGATGAAACCGATCCGGCGATGCGCGCACGGTGCATGGACCTGCTTGCCGAAAGCGCGCGGGCATCGGCCAACAAGCTGAAGTTCTTCCGCCTGGCGTTCGGGGCGGCAGGCGGCTTTGGCGACATGGTCGACATGCGCGAGGCGCGGGCCGCGATCGAGGGGCTGCTGGCGGACAATCGTCGCACGACGCTGGGCTGGGTGGTGGAGGAGCCGCAACTGCCCAAGCCCGCGGTCAAGATCCTGCTGAACCTGGCGCTGATCGGGGTCGAGGCGCTGGTGCGCGGCGGGCGCATCGATGTGGGGGCCGAGGTGCACGATACCGCGATCGAGATCGTGGTGAAGATCGAGGGCGCACGGATCGTGCTGGACCCGGATCTGCGCCGGACGCTGATGCAGGGCGAGGGTAGCGGCGAGGTGACGTCGCGCGGGGCGGCGGCGTTCCTGGTCCATACGCTGGCGACCGAGGCGAGCGGGCAGGTGCTGGTGTCCGAGCCCGCCGAGGGAGTGATGATCCTCGGTGCGGCGATGCGCGCGGTGTGA
- the cheB gene encoding chemotaxis-specific protein-glutamate methyltransferase CheB, which yields MASDPILSSAEPPTRVLVVDDSAVARAVIGRLLEAHPAFQVAGSVPHAAAARAFLATNRVDVILLDLEMPGVDGLTALPDLLVAGQGARVLIVSSAATEGAVATVQALALGAADTLVKPHSHALSGRFAEMLIERLIGLRQRTVQPMPRIAAAAPVTPRAGRADAYDIVAIGASTGGIHALSHVLRALPASFHLPVLVTQHLPASFIPYFAAQLSVLAGRPCDVAVDRMRIRPGRLIVAPGDAHINCVSLGEGGMAIRLSDEPVASGCMPSVDPMLHSLAAVYGERAMAVVLSGMGRDGAEGAGAVRGAGGAVVVQDRASSVVWGMPGAVANHGGADAVLPPEAIGALIASRRRP from the coding sequence ATGGCGTCCGATCCGATACTCTCAAGCGCCGAGCCGCCCACCCGCGTGCTGGTGGTGGACGATTCCGCCGTCGCGCGGGCGGTGATCGGCCGGCTGCTGGAGGCGCACCCCGCGTTCCAGGTGGCCGGATCGGTGCCGCACGCCGCCGCCGCGCGCGCGTTTCTGGCGACCAATCGCGTCGACGTCATCCTGCTCGACCTGGAGATGCCCGGCGTGGACGGGCTGACCGCGTTGCCGGACTTGTTGGTGGCGGGGCAGGGGGCGCGGGTGCTGATCGTGTCGTCGGCGGCGACCGAGGGGGCGGTGGCGACGGTGCAGGCGCTGGCGCTGGGGGCGGCGGATACGCTGGTCAAGCCGCACAGCCATGCGCTCTCCGGGCGTTTCGCGGAGATGCTGATCGAGCGGCTGATCGGCCTGCGCCAGCGCACCGTGCAGCCGATGCCGCGAATCGCGGCCGCCGCCCCGGTCACACCGCGGGCCGGGCGGGCGGATGCCTATGACATCGTCGCGATCGGCGCATCGACCGGGGGCATCCATGCGCTCAGCCATGTGCTGCGTGCGCTGCCCGCATCCTTTCACCTGCCGGTGCTGGTCACGCAGCATCTGCCGGCGTCGTTCATTCCCTATTTTGCCGCGCAGCTTTCGGTCCTGGCGGGACGCCCGTGCGATGTCGCGGTCGACCGGATGCGCATCCGGCCCGGCCGCCTGATCGTCGCACCGGGCGATGCCCATATCAACTGCGTCAGCCTCGGCGAGGGGGGCATGGCCATCCGCCTGAGCGACGAGCCGGTCGCCAGCGGCTGCATGCCCTCGGTCGATCCGATGCTCCACTCGCTTGCCGCGGTCTATGGCGAGCGCGCGATGGCGGTCGTGCTGAGCGGCATGGGGCGGGACGGGGCCGAGGGCGCGGGCGCGGTGCGCGGGGCGGGCGGGGCGGTGGTGGTGCAGGACCGCGCCAGCTCCGTCGTGTGGGGCATGCCGGGCGCGGTCGCCAATCATGGCGGCGC
- a CDS encoding chemotaxis protein CheA, whose product MDDLLQEFIAETRETLEALSGEIVAWEAAPTDRARLDAIFRFVHTVKGSCGFLDLPRLARLSHAAEDVLAAVRDGTRVPDTHLVNAVLAIVDRIGEIVEAIDAGAGLDDSSEDLLIAALSGEVAPVAAAGQPSGQRTASRSVRLNVDLLDRMMSGMSEMVLARNELARRLRDETLDPRLEAALDRLSLTVADMRDTVTRTRMQKIEALFSALPRMVRDTAADLGKAVALRIDGADVELDREMIELMRDPLAHIVRNAIDHGIEAPARRRAAGKSETGQLVIAARQSGNQILVEITDDGAGIDLNRIVAKAVACGIRSEAEITAMTEAQRLELIFEAGLSSRDVASAVSGRGVGMDVVRANIEHIGGRISINNQPGRGLGLVIHVPLTLSIISTIVLGAGGQRFAVARQAIEEIVAIRGDQVRIDMVGDAAVATVRGRRLPLLPLADFLGIEGGQLASLAIVATRDGEYALGIDSVLDAEEVVVKPAAPVVMATGLYAGQTLPDSGLPMLLLDSAGLATVAGLRFHRAVAVETENADAAAQGVSALLFDDLDGARRAIPLGAIDRVDTVPTSAIRRTAGRMRLALGDTLIPLHHIAPLDGLGEVAVLRLTDGHAETAYAIAEAIEIVQLQAEIAPARGVAGPVLGVTVIAGEQVEVIDPLALFADIDVGTGAAPLCLLQGDGSPWMDTFLRPALEAQGYRCTSRLAPGERPVVALVMEDGEAPAAASDTPVLRLRREREAVGACADSIYRYDRPALIAALADHSARAGAR is encoded by the coding sequence ATGGACGACCTGTTGCAGGAATTCATCGCCGAGACGCGCGAAACCCTGGAGGCGTTGTCGGGCGAGATCGTCGCCTGGGAAGCGGCGCCCACGGACCGGGCGCGCCTCGATGCGATCTTCCGCTTCGTCCATACGGTAAAGGGCAGTTGCGGCTTTCTGGACCTGCCGCGGCTCGCCCGGCTGAGCCATGCGGCCGAGGATGTGCTGGCCGCGGTGCGCGACGGCACGCGCGTGCCCGACACGCATCTGGTGAACGCGGTGCTGGCGATCGTCGACCGGATCGGCGAGATCGTCGAGGCGATCGACGCAGGTGCCGGGCTGGACGATTCGTCGGAAGACCTGTTGATCGCGGCGCTCAGCGGGGAGGTGGCGCCGGTGGCGGCGGCCGGCCAGCCGAGCGGCCAGCGAACCGCCAGTCGCAGCGTGCGCCTGAACGTCGATCTGCTCGACCGGATGATGAGCGGCATGTCCGAGATGGTGCTGGCGCGCAATGAGCTGGCGCGGCGGCTGCGCGACGAGACGCTGGACCCGCGGCTGGAGGCGGCGCTGGACCGGCTGTCGCTGACCGTCGCCGACATGCGCGACACGGTGACGCGCACGCGCATGCAAAAGATCGAGGCGCTGTTCTCCGCCCTGCCGCGCATGGTGCGCGATACCGCGGCGGACCTGGGCAAGGCGGTGGCGCTGCGCATCGACGGCGCCGATGTCGAGCTGGACCGCGAGATGATCGAGCTGATGCGCGATCCGCTGGCGCACATCGTGCGCAACGCGATCGACCACGGCATCGAGGCGCCGGCCAGACGCCGCGCCGCGGGCAAGTCGGAAACCGGGCAACTCGTCATCGCCGCGCGCCAGTCGGGAAACCAGATCCTGGTCGAGATCACCGATGACGGCGCGGGCATCGACCTGAACCGCATCGTCGCCAAGGCGGTGGCATGCGGCATCCGCAGCGAGGCCGAGATCACCGCCATGACCGAGGCGCAGCGGCTTGAGCTGATCTTCGAGGCGGGGCTTTCGAGCCGGGACGTGGCCTCCGCCGTATCGGGTCGCGGCGTCGGCATGGACGTGGTGCGCGCCAATATCGAACATATCGGCGGGCGCATCTCGATCAACAACCAGCCGGGGCGCGGGCTGGGACTGGTGATCCATGTGCCGCTGACCCTGTCGATCATCTCCACCATCGTGCTGGGCGCCGGCGGCCAGCGCTTTGCGGTGGCGCGTCAGGCGATCGAGGAGATCGTGGCGATCCGGGGCGACCAGGTCAGGATCGACATGGTGGGCGATGCCGCGGTCGCCACCGTGCGCGGCCGGCGCCTGCCGCTGCTGCCGCTGGCGGATTTCCTGGGGATCGAGGGCGGGCAGCTCGCCTCGCTGGCGATCGTCGCGACGCGCGACGGCGAGTATGCGCTGGGCATCGATTCAGTGCTGGATGCCGAGGAAGTGGTGGTGAAGCCTGCCGCGCCGGTGGTGATGGCGACCGGGCTATATGCCGGGCAGACGCTGCCCGACAGCGGCCTGCCGATGCTGTTGCTGGACAGCGCCGGGCTGGCGACCGTGGCGGGCCTGCGCTTCCACCGGGCGGTGGCTGTCGAGACCGAGAATGCCGATGCTGCCGCGCAAGGGGTGAGCGCCCTGCTGTTCGACGATCTGGACGGGGCACGCCGCGCCATCCCGCTGGGCGCCATCGACCGGGTCGATACCGTGCCGACCTCCGCGATCCGGCGCACGGCCGGGCGGATGCGGCTGGCGCTGGGCGACACGCTGATCCCGCTGCACCATATCGCGCCGCTGGACGGGCTGGGCGAGGTCGCGGTGCTGCGCCTGACCGATGGTCATGCCGAGACCGCCTATGCCATCGCCGAGGCGATCGAGATCGTGCAGTTGCAGGCCGAGATCGCGCCGGCGCGCGGCGTGGCCGGTCCCGTGCTCGGCGTCACCGTGATCGCGGGCGAGCAGGTGGAGGTGATCGACCCGCTGGCGCTGTTCGCCGATATCGATGTGGGCACGGGCGCCGCGCCCCTGTGCCTGTTGCAGGGCGACGGATCGCCGTGGATGGACACGTTCCTGCGCCCCGCGCTGGAGGCGCAAGGCTATCGCTGCACCAGCCGGCTGGCACCGGGCGAGCGGCCGGTGGTCGCGCTGGTGATGGAGGATGGCGAGGCGCCGGCCGCTGCCAGCGACACCCCTGTCCTGCGCCTGCGTCGCGAGCGCGAGGCGGTGGGCGCCTGCGCCGACAGCATCTATCGCTATGACCGCCCCGCGCTGATCGCGGCGCTGGCGGATCACAGCGCCCGTGCGGGAGCCCGCTGA
- a CDS encoding flavin monoamine oxidase family protein has translation MGRTVVIGGGAAGIAAARTLHDAGCDVLLVEAGNRLGGRAHSVPLTLPNAHVTVDFGCGWLHSARRNPWVAIAEAARFTIDRASPNWEVQWRDLGFSPTEQRSFGAAWDRWEQAARAALDGPDQPLSAFIAPDDPWRPMIDAISGYVNGAPLGAVSLHDWIAYEDAAGEDNWVVVEGYGTLVADHARSLPIRLNTPVTRIDHRGRTIRLDTPAGTLTADRVVVAVPTPILAEGGIVFDPPLPAKQDAAANLPLGLADKVFLAVDRPPWPAHQHLTGNPHAACTASHRLSPFGWPIVESFFGGACAEAMESEAAAIQFALDELVALLGSDWRTRLHPLAATDWAHAPHIRSSYSHARVGHAGARRILADPVNDRLFFAGEAFSARDFSTAHGAYATGVAAAHAIMTAGPPLA, from the coding sequence ATGGGCCGCACCGTCGTCATCGGCGGCGGCGCGGCCGGCATCGCGGCCGCGCGCACCCTGCACGATGCGGGGTGCGACGTCTTGCTGGTCGAGGCGGGCAACCGTCTCGGCGGCCGCGCGCACAGCGTCCCGCTGACGCTTCCCAACGCCCATGTCACCGTCGATTTCGGCTGCGGCTGGCTGCACTCCGCCCGGCGCAACCCATGGGTCGCCATTGCGGAGGCGGCACGCTTCACCATCGACCGCGCCTCTCCCAACTGGGAAGTGCAATGGCGCGACCTGGGCTTTTCGCCCACCGAACAGCGCAGCTTCGGCGCGGCCTGGGACCGTTGGGAACAGGCCGCCCGCGCCGCGCTCGACGGACCGGACCAGCCACTTTCCGCCTTTATCGCACCCGACGACCCCTGGCGCCCGATGATCGACGCCATATCTGGCTATGTCAATGGCGCGCCGCTCGGTGCCGTCTCGCTGCACGACTGGATCGCCTATGAGGACGCGGCTGGCGAGGATAACTGGGTCGTGGTGGAGGGTTATGGCACGCTCGTCGCGGACCATGCCCGATCGCTTCCGATCCGCCTGAACACGCCGGTCACGCGGATCGACCACCGCGGCCGCACCATCCGGCTGGATACACCCGCCGGAACGCTGACCGCCGACCGGGTCGTCGTCGCCGTCCCCACCCCCATCCTCGCCGAGGGCGGCATCGTCTTCGACCCGCCCCTGCCCGCCAAGCAGGACGCCGCGGCGAACCTGCCGCTCGGCTTGGCGGACAAGGTGTTCCTCGCCGTCGATCGCCCGCCATGGCCCGCGCATCAGCATCTGACCGGCAACCCGCACGCCGCCTGCACCGCCAGCCACCGCCTGTCCCCCTTCGGCTGGCCGATCGTGGAAAGCTTCTTCGGCGGCGCCTGTGCGGAGGCGATGGAAAGCGAGGCCGCCGCCATCCAGTTCGCGCTCGACGAGCTCGTCGCGCTGCTTGGCAGCGACTGGCGCACCCGCCTCCACCCACTCGCAGCCACCGACTGGGCCCATGCGCCCCATATCCGCAGCAGCTACAGCCATGCGCGTGTCGGCCATGCCGGCGCCCGCCGCATCCTGGCCGACCCCGTCAACGACCGCCTGTTCTTCGCCGGCGAGGCCTTTTCGGCGCGTGATTTCTCCACCGCGCACGGCGCCTATGCGACCGGCGTCGCCGCTGCACATGCGATCATGACAGCGGGGCCGCCCCTCGCCTAG